In a genomic window of Brucella anthropi ATCC 49188:
- the ku gene encoding non-homologous end joining protein Ku, whose amino-acid sequence MARRANWKGQLKIDQLLCPVALFTAASTSDRVSFNLINRKTGNRLNREFVDGDTGKSVPRENQVKGYEVSSGTYLSFDEAEIAAAIPESDKTLNVTRFVKCDEIDDVYLDRPYYLTPVGDSDGFVLVREGMKSENVAAIAETVLFRRARQVLIRADDDGLIATTLNFEYEVRAAAEAFADLGIFKFDQEMLDLAQHIIDTKMGSFDPAGFDDRYDAALADLIKAKIEGKPLKKPAAPKTAEVIDLKEALRKSANLGRVGQAATKAIKGKAKSGAASGTKSRKKAG is encoded by the coding sequence ATGGCACGCCGTGCAAACTGGAAAGGGCAGTTGAAAATTGATCAGCTTTTGTGCCCCGTTGCACTTTTCACAGCGGCATCAACGTCTGATCGTGTGTCATTCAATCTGATAAATCGCAAGACCGGAAACCGCCTCAACCGGGAATTTGTTGACGGTGACACGGGCAAATCGGTGCCGCGGGAAAATCAGGTCAAGGGCTATGAAGTGTCGTCGGGCACCTATTTGAGTTTCGACGAAGCGGAAATCGCCGCGGCCATTCCCGAAAGCGACAAGACGCTGAATGTCACCCGATTTGTCAAATGCGACGAAATCGACGATGTCTATCTCGACCGGCCATATTATCTTACCCCAGTCGGCGACAGCGATGGTTTCGTACTCGTTCGCGAGGGTATGAAATCTGAAAATGTAGCCGCAATTGCCGAGACTGTCCTTTTCCGCCGCGCGCGACAAGTTCTGATCCGTGCCGACGATGATGGTCTGATAGCCACGACGCTCAATTTCGAATATGAGGTACGAGCGGCAGCGGAGGCATTTGCCGACTTGGGCATTTTCAAGTTCGATCAAGAAATGCTCGACCTGGCGCAGCATATTATCGACACCAAGATGGGCAGTTTCGACCCCGCAGGCTTCGATGACCGGTACGATGCAGCACTGGCAGATTTGATAAAGGCGAAGATTGAGGGGAAGCCGCTCAAGAAGCCGGCTGCGCCGAAGACTGCCGAGGTTATCGATCTCAAGGAGGCTCTTCGCAAGAGTGCAAACCTAGGTCGGGTCGGGCAGGCGGCGACCAAAGCAATAAAAGGCAAAGCCAAGTCCGGGGCGGCATCTGGAACAAAGTCTAGAAAAAAGGCCGGCTGA
- a CDS encoding helix-turn-helix domain-containing protein, with translation MHRERKSRVGEKTKLNVVFTADDDVLELTRDLELHSKTSSSAIVGSTIMVKKRRQLSSLENSYLELTEHLVRQYGLSLGVFAKPVKRKLRMVKAISPPPITYQPEHLLTSEQAAAILGLRSKTLANWRVQGVEKLPFRRIGGAVRYQYGDLLTFIEARKHENTSQY, from the coding sequence ATGCATCGCGAAAGAAAAAGCAGAGTTGGCGAAAAGACTAAGTTGAACGTGGTTTTCACCGCGGATGACGATGTCTTGGAGCTGACTCGAGATTTAGAGCTGCATTCAAAGACCTCGTCTTCCGCCATTGTCGGGAGCACTATTATGGTCAAGAAAAGAAGGCAGCTTTCTTCTCTTGAAAATTCATATCTCGAACTGACCGAACATCTGGTTCGTCAGTATGGGCTTTCTCTTGGCGTTTTCGCAAAGCCGGTTAAACGAAAGCTGCGAATGGTGAAGGCTATCTCGCCGCCGCCCATTACTTATCAGCCTGAACATCTTTTAACTTCGGAACAAGCGGCAGCGATCCTAGGGCTTCGCTCAAAAACGCTCGCCAATTGGCGCGTACAGGGCGTTGAGAAGCTGCCCTTTCGTCGGATCGGCGGCGCTGTTCGATATCAGTACGGCGATTTGCTGACCTTCATCGAAGCGCGCAAACACGAAAACACTTCCCAGTATTAG
- a CDS encoding DUF3768 domain-containing protein: MTNNLEQSTNILQSQIIAALNDRLRKYGIGGRIMMTQRIAALQQSEIHDIVQAIRSFDSFIEENDPHTEHDFGFVQIAQHSVFWKIDYYDESLSMHSPDKADPNVTVRVMTIMLADEY, translated from the coding sequence ATGACCAACAACCTAGAACAAAGCACGAACATATTGCAATCTCAAATCATCGCGGCGCTCAATGATCGCTTGCGCAAATACGGGATCGGCGGTCGCATTATGATGACACAACGGATCGCGGCACTTCAGCAATCAGAGATTCACGACATTGTTCAGGCCATTCGCAGCTTTGATAGTTTCATCGAGGAAAACGATCCCCATACCGAGCATGACTTTGGCTTCGTTCAAATCGCCCAGCATTCGGTTTTTTGGAAAATCGACTATTACGATGAGAGCTTGTCGATGCATTCACCTGACAAGGCAGATCCCAATGTGACCGTGCGGGTTATGACCATCATGCTCGCTGATGAATATTGA
- a CDS encoding tyrosine-type recombinase/integrase — MTNDELSALMPTSFVKSRPKMAQHRQARTVNTTQIKQALRTANTLRHPDRNAAMLLLSFKAGLRAGEIAKIEWSMLLDANNKLGTSINLPGRITKNAHPRRVPIHPDLRKALQKLAKGRGHLNGPVIVSERGRAMSAKSVVNWFKHIYTLAGLEGCSSHSGRRTFVTQAARLVHKAGGSLRDVQLLAGHRSITTTQAYIDGDSDAQRKLVRMI, encoded by the coding sequence TTGACAAACGATGAACTTTCGGCTTTAATGCCGACATCGTTTGTCAAGTCGAGGCCCAAAATGGCGCAGCACCGGCAAGCCCGCACGGTGAATACAACCCAGATAAAACAAGCGCTTCGAACAGCAAATACCCTCCGACATCCTGACCGCAATGCCGCCATGTTGCTTTTAAGCTTCAAGGCTGGACTTCGTGCAGGCGAAATCGCCAAGATCGAATGGTCAATGCTGCTCGACGCCAACAACAAACTCGGCACGTCCATCAACTTGCCGGGTCGTATTACGAAAAATGCTCATCCTCGGCGTGTGCCTATACACCCCGATCTTCGAAAAGCTTTGCAAAAGCTTGCAAAGGGTAGGGGCCATTTGAATGGCCCTGTCATCGTAAGTGAGCGGGGCAGGGCAATGTCAGCAAAATCCGTCGTCAACTGGTTTAAGCATATTTATACGCTCGCCGGTTTGGAAGGATGCTCATCGCACTCAGGCCGCCGGACATTTGTTACGCAGGCCGCTAGGCTTGTTCACAAAGCCGGTGGATCACTGCGCGATGTGCAGCTTCTCGCCGGTCATCGATCGATCACCACCACCCAAGCTTATATCGACGGCGATAGCGATGCGCAGCGTAAGCTCGTTCGCATGATCTGA